In uncultured Fretibacterium sp., the genomic window CCAACGCCAATATCAACGCCAATATCAACACCGTTCCGCCGGCGTCGGAGGAGTCGAGGCCCGTCTTGGGGCAGAGGCTTGTCGTCACGGGAAGGGACGTCCTGGAGCACGCGTCCGGGGCGGAATGGCGCCTGCCTCCCGGCGCCATCGTGACGGATATCGCGTGGGAGACGGCCAGGCGGATGGGCGTTGAGATGATCGCCGCCCCAGCGTCCGGAGAGGGGGAGAGCCGTCGTGCAGGTAGCTAAGGTGGTTGGTACGGTGGTATCGACCAAGAAGAACGACACCCTTGTCGGGCATAAGCTGCTGATCGTACGGTTCCTGGACAAGAATCTCAAGTCCTACGGAGAGACCCGCATCGTGGTCGATACGGTGGGGGCCGGGGTGGGGGAGCTTGTCCTCTGCGTCTCGGGGGCCGCGTCGCGCAACGCGGTGGGCAATGCATCGGCGGCCGTCGATGCGGCTATCGTCGGGATCGTGGACACCATCGGCATGAGCGGCAGCTGACGGCCCGGGCGTCCGTTTTTGGAGGAGGAAGATGTTCTTGAGCAGGATTGATTCCATGAAGAGGACCCTGGAATACCGCACCATGGTCGACGTGCTGATGTCCGAGGACCGGTACGCCGATCTGGTGCTGGCGGGCGGGACGATCGTCAACACGCTGACCCGCGAGACCTACGTCGGGGACGTAGCCGTCAAGGGACGCCACATTCTCATGGTCGGAGATTGCAGTAAGCTGACAGGGCCGGATACGACCTACGTCAACGTGGAGGGGCGCTACCTGTCCCCGGGATTCATCGATTCCCACATGCACTTCGAGAGCAGTATGCTGACGATCACGGAGTTTTCCCGGCTCTCGATCCCCTCGGGGACGACGACGCTGGTCGCCGATCCTCACGAGATCGGCAACGCCCTGGGGCCGGTGGGCATGAAGGCTATGGCGGACGAGGCGGGCAGGGTTCCGAACCACGTCTATCTGGTGGTGCCGTGCCTGGCGCCCGACTGTCCCGCTCTGGAGACCGCGGGGGTCGACGTGTCCTCGAAGGACATCGAGGACCTTCTGAGCTATCCCAATATCATCGGCATCGGAGAGATACAGGGCTTTTCCAACGCCCGGCACGTATACCGCAACACCCCGGAGATCGTGACCGACATCATGGCCTCCACCAGCTATGCCGTGGGGCTCAACCGGACCGTGGACGGCAACGCGCCGGACCTCTTCGGGGCCGAGCTGGCCGCACACATCCTCGTGGCCGGGGGCCGGGCCTCCTGTCACGAGACGACGACCAAGGCGGAGTGCGTGGAAAAACTGCGCCAGGGGGTCTTTGTGTTCATGCGGGAGGGCTCCACGCAGAAGAACATGGCCGAGTGCATCCGGGCGGTCACCGAGGATGGGCTGGACTCGCGGCGGTGCATCCTCGCGACGGACGATATGGTGGCGGACGACCTCCGCAATCTGGGGCACATGAACGAGATCGTGAGGCGCACGATCCGCCAGGGCGTGGACCCGGTCGAGGCCATACAGATGGTGACCATCAACCCGTCCGCCTACTTCCGCTTCGAGGACCGCGGCGCCCTCGCCCCCGGAAAGCTGGCCGACATCGTCGTCCTGGACGACCTCTACGAGATGTCGGTCGAGGCCGTCTTCATCGAGGGGAAGCTGACCGCGCACAAGGGCAGGCTGCTCGTCGATCTCTCCCCCTACGTCTATCCCGATACCGTCAAGAACTCCGTCCGCAGGGCTCCCCTGAAGAAGTCGGACCTGGAGGTGCGCAGCGATGCCGCGCAGGTCACCGGAAACTGCCTCGTCGCCATCCCGGACCAGAACCTGACGGACGCCCTCAAGGTCACCCTGCCCGTCTCGGGCGGCGTCGTCTCGTGCGACCCGAAGGACGACGTGCTCTACATCGCCTGCATCGAACGCTACGGACGCAACGGCAACATCGGCAAGGCGTTCGTCCGTGGGTTCGGGATGAAACAGGGGGCCATCGCGGAGAGCGTGGCGCACGATACGCACAACATCGTCGTGGCGGGCGCGTCCCTCGAGGACATGGTCGCGGCGGTCAACCGGGTGATCGAGATGGGGGGCGGCATCGCCCTGGCGGATCGGGGCCGGGTCGTGGACGAGCTGCGCCTGCCCGTGGGCGGCCTGATCTCGGACGAGCAGTCGGGCGAGGAGATGGCGGAGAGCATCAAGCGCCTGGCGGAAACCGCGCGGACACAGCTCTCCTGCGCGATTCACGAGCCCTTCATGCACCTGTCCTTCCTGGCGCTCTCCACCAGCCCAAAATGGAAGATCACGGACAAGGGGCTGATCGACGTCGAGAACTTCCGGATCCTTCCGCCCATAGAAGATTGATATTGCAGAATCTTGATATTTTGGTATATTTTTTAAAAGTTTTTGTGTTCTCTTGTTTTTATCTTCTCCGTTAAGGAGTAAGCTGGATAATAATAGCGAGGCTGGGGGGATGTCATTGAGGTTACCCCCCTTAGCTCCGTTGTCGAGAACCGTCTCTCTATTCGGAGCTTTATCGGAGGATATGAGGCTTATACGGCTTAGCTTCCCTATAAGATGAATTAGGGAAATTAATTATCCTGGCGTTGTGCGATTTTATTGTCCAGAAGACACGAGGAAGGGAGTGGCACAAATGAATAAAATAGCGAGATTGACATTGTGCTGTTTTATGTTTTTGGCGGCAGAAATCCTTCATGCACATGGAGCCAGTGGGGCAGTAAAGATTACTTATGGGCACGGCTTTATGCCTCATACTCCTCAGGCTAGGGCTGCGGAGGAATTTAAGAAACGGGTGGAAAAAGAGTCCGATGGGAGTTTGTTGGTGGATGTCTTTCCATCCGGACAATTGGGCTCTGCCAGGGAAATGTTTGAAAGCGTACAGATGGGGACGCAGGAAATCGCTCTTTTGCCCACAGCCAGAATCAGCGGTTTCAGCCCGACGTTGCAGATTTTCGACCTTCCGTTCCTGTTTCCGGATAAAAAGACGGCATACCGGATATTTGATGGAGAAGTTGGAGAGAAGTTGTTGTCTACCCTTGAAAATAATGGTGTAAAAGGGCTGGCTGTTTATGAGGATGGGTTTAAAAATTTTACCTGCAACAAGAAAATTGAAAAACTGGATGATTTTAAAGGACTTAAATTCCGGACGATGGAAAGCCCTATCATTATGGAGCAATTCAAGGCTTTGGGGGCCAACCCTACCCCGGTGGATTTCAGCGAACTTTATAATGCACTGCAGCAGGGGACTGTCGACGGTCAGGAAAATCCTTTGGTAACTATTGCCTCGGTAAAACTTTACGAGGTGCAAAAATACATGCTGCTCTCCAACCATGCTTATCTTGGCCATGTATTTTTGGTCAATCAGGACTGGTTCAATGGTCTGGATGATAAAGAAAAGGAAATAATTTCTCGTAATGCCAAGGAAATCGCCTCGTGGCAAAGGGAGCTGGTGGCCCAGGAGGAGATGGGGTATTTGGAGAAAATTAAACAGGGGGGAACTGTTGTCTTGGAGCTCTCTCAGGACGAAAGAGAGAGGATGCGGGGATGCATGGAAAACGTTTACCGCGTAGCAAAGGATATCGTGGGCGAGGAGTTATTGAATCTTGTGACCAATAGCATTGGAAAGTAAGCAAAACAGTAATAGGTGAGGAAGTGGGGTCATGAGATTTGTCGATCGTGCAGCAAAATTTTTTCTGGCGGCGTGTCTGTTGTTTGCCGTGGCCTTGTTGTTCACCAACGTGACCTTACGCTATTTTTGGAAATCTGCAATTTTCTGGGCAGAGGAAATGCTGCGTTACCTGATTGTATGGATTACTTTTATCGGTGCTTCTATGTGCGTACAGGAGGAGTCTCATATCGGAATCGATGTTCTGTCGAACATTTTGCACCATAAGGGGAAACTGGTCCTGAAATTGATCCTGAATATTGTGGGCTTTTTTTTCGGAATCGCATTTCTTATCGTTTCTTTTAGATTTATCCAGAAGGTCTACGCGACGGGGCAGGTCTCTGCAACGATTGGAAATGTTCCGATGTACATAATTTATCTTTGTTTCCCCGTCAGTTTTTTTCTATACGCGTTGCAGTCCATGAACATGTTTTTGCGGCTGATGAAGCTTAGGAGGCAGGAGGGAGGGCAGCTATGACGAGCGTTTTGTTTGTCTTTTTATTTGTCATGCTGGCGTTTAATATTCCTGTATTTATTGCGCTCACGGCTTCATCGGCCTTGGTGTTGAGCGGCTTTACCTCAATCCGAACGGACATTGTCCTGCAGCGGATGTTTGCAGGTATCGATAAGTTTTCTTTAATGGCCGTTCCCTTTTTTATCTTTGCCGCCAATGTGATGAATCGAGGCGGCTTGGCGCCTCGTATACTGAATTTTGCCAATGCATTGGTGGGCCATAAGCGTGGGGGACTCGCCTATACCGTGGTGATCGCGTGCATGTTTTTAGGCGCCGTCAGTGGCTCTTCCCCTGCGACCGTGATAGCTATTTGTTCTTTAATGCTTCCGGTTATGATCGAAAATGGCTATGGACGCGGTTTTTCCGTCGGGCTCATTATGGCGGCCTCCTCCGTAGCTGTGATTATTCCGCCCAGTATCGGCATGATCGTATACGGTACGGTAACGGGAACTTCTATTGGAGAATTGTTCATAGCGGGTTTTTTGCCTGGAATCGTCTATGGTGCGGCTTTTATGCTTTATAGTGCCCGGTATACGCAAAAGCACAGCGTTTCTTTAAGACCTAAGGCTACTCTAAGGCAAATGTGGGATTCTTTTAAAAGCGCCGGATGGGCTTTGATTATCCCGATTTTAATCGCAGGAAGCATCTATGGAGGTTTCTGCACGCCTACCGAGTCGGCCGGTATCGTATCCGTTTACGCTATTTTGGTCAGCTGTTTTATCTACAGGGAGCTTTCTCTTGCAGACTTGGTAAATGTGGCTTATGAATCGGCCATAGGTACGGCTCAGGTTATGATTATATTGGCTGGGGCCAGCGTTTTTTCTTGGTTGTTGACTCGGCTCCAGGTTCCGGCTGCGTTGGCAAATATGCTGAGCTCCATAGCTCACAGCAAGGTTATGGTACTGCTTCTTATTAATGTGATCCTTCTGATTGCCGGAATGTTTCTTGATGCTGCGTCTATTCAGACTATTATGTCGCCGTTGTTTCTTCCCGCAGCGGTACAGTTTGAAGTCAATCCCGTACATTTGGGGATTATCATGGTGGTGAATGGTGCTATTGGTATGTTTACCCCACCTTTTGGACTAAACCTTTTTGTTGCAGCCGGTGTGACCAAGATTCCCCTTAGCGAGTTGATGAAGACCGTTTGGATGTGGATTTTTATCAGTTTGACCGCGCTGTTGCTCATTACGTACATACCCCAGATCTCCATGCTTTTGCCTGACCTGCTCTTTAGAAAGTGAAAAAGGAGAGAACTCACCCATGCTGGATCGCCTGTTCAAGCTCAAGGAACACAACACCGACGTCAAGACGGAGGTTCTTGCCGGCATCACCTCGTTCATCGCCATGGCGTACATCATCTTCGTCAATCCCTCCATCCTCAAGTCCGCCAATATGGACTTCAACTCCGTCCTGATGGCCACCTGCATCGGCGCCGCCGTCGGCTGCTTCCTCACCGCCATCCTGGCGAACGTCCCCTTCTGCCAGGCCCCGGGGATGGGCATGAACGCCTTCTTCGCGTACACCCTCTGCGGGACCATGGGCTATACCTGGCAGCAGGGGCTCACGGTCGTGTTCCTGTCCGGCGCGATATTCCTGCTGATCACCATAACGCCGCTCCGCGGGAAGATCATCGCCGCTATCCCCAATGACATGAAGAGTGCGATCACGGGCGGCATTGGCCTCTTTGTGGCGCTCGTCGGCCTGTTCAACGCCGGGATCGTGCACACGACGGAGGCGGGCAAGCTCACCCTCGGCAACATCACCTCGGGGGCTCCCCTGGTCGCCGTGATTGGGCTCCTGATCGTCGCCGTCCTGGTCACGCGACGCGTGAAGGGCGCGCTGATCATCGGCATCCTCGCCGCCACGGCCATAGCGGTTCCCCTCGGCGTCGCGACGCTTCCCGAGACCCTGACCCTCAGCGGCCTCTCCATGGAGCCCACCTTTATGAAGATGAGCTTCGACTTCAGCAGCGTGGGGATCGTCTCCGTCGTCACCGTCGTGGCGACCTTAGCCGTCTACAACACCTTCGACACCCTGGGGACCCTGATCGCCACCGCCACAAACGCCGGCCTGGTCGATAAGGACGGCAACATGCCCGGGTGCGACAGGGCGCTGATCGCCGACGCCGGCTCCACGATCCTGGCGGGCTTCCTCGGCACCTCGACGATCTGCACCCTGGTCGAGTCCGCCACGGGCATATCCGAGGGCGGCAGGACCGGCCTCACTGCTGTCGTGTGCGGCGTCTTGTTCCTGCTGGGCATGCTGCTGGCCCCCGTCGCGGAGATCATCCCGGCGGCGGCGACCGCTCCGGCCCTGATCCTGTCGGGCACCATGATGGCGGGCGGGGTCCGGAACATCGACTGGAAGGATATGGAGATTGCAATTCCGTGCTTCCTGATCCTGGCTATCATGCCCTTCGCCTACTCCGTCTCGGACGGCATCGGGTTCGGCTTCATCTCGTACATCGTGATCAAGATCTTCCGCGGCAAGGCGAGGGAGGTCTCCCCCGTGCTCCATGTGCTGGGGGCTATTTTCGTAATCAAGTATATCCTGGCCGGCATCCTCTAATAAAAATTGCCGCCAATCGCCGCCGCGGACGATACCTTAAAGAGGAGCCGTCGAAAGGAGTCGTCGAGATGAAGGACATCATCGTTCTGAAGGGACAGGTCGTATACGCCGAGTCCCACGATAAGCTGACCGTGAGGCCCGACGCCTATCTTGTGGCCGAGGATGGAAAGGTGGTGGGCGTCTACGACGCCCTGCCCGACGCCTACGCGGGCGTCCGCGTCGAGGATTGCGGGGACCGTCTTATCATCCCCGGCTTCAACGACCTCCACGTCCACGCGCCCCAGTTCCCGAACCGAGGCCTCGGCATGGACAAGGAGCTGCTGCCCTGGCTGAACACCTACACCTTTCCCGAGGAGGCGAAGTTCAGGGACGAGGGCTACGCGAAGCGCGTCTATGGGCGCTTCGTCCGGGAGCTCTGGAGGGTGGGGACGACACGGGCCGTCGTCTTTGCCACCATCCACGTCCCATCCGCGCGGGTCCTCGCGGACCTGATGGAGACGGCCGGCCTGGGCGGGTACGTGGGCAAGGTCAACATGGACCGCAACAGCCCCGACACGCTCATCGAGCCGACCGCGGCCTCGCTGGCCGAGACGGTGCGTTTTGTCGAGAGCTTCGGGAGCGGGGCCGGGCGCGTGCGCCCCATCCTCACCCCGCGCTTCGTGCCCACCTGCACGGAGGAGTTGATGCGGGGCCTGGGACAGCTGGCGGAGGAACGAGGGCTGCCCGTACAGTCGCACCTGTCCGAGAACGAGGGTGAGATCGCCTGGGTCCGGGAGCTGCACCCCGAGTCCAGGGACTATGCCTCCGTCTACGATGTGTTCGGGCTGTTCGGCCGGACGCGGACCGTCATGGCGCACTGCGTCCACGTCACCGATGACGAGATTGCGCTGATGAAGCGGCGGGGCGTCTACGTCGCGCACTGCCCGATCTCCAACCTGAACCTCTCGAGCGGCATCGCCCCGGTGCGGCGCTTCCTCGAGGAGGGCGTCGACGTGGGGCTGGGGTCGGACGTCTCCGGCGGGCACAGGCTCTCCATAATGGACACGATGGCCTCCGCGGTCGAGTGCTCGAAGATGCGCTGGAAGTACGTGGACGGCAGGGCGCCCCTGACGACGACGGAGGTCTTCTACTGCGCGACGAAGGGCGGCGGGTCCTTCTTCGGGAGGGTCGGCAGCTTCGAGAGCGGCTATGCCCTGGACTGCCTCGTGATCGACGACACCCGCCTGAAGGACGAGGTCCGGCGTTCCCTCGAGGAGCGGCTGGAGCGTTTCATCTATCTGGGCGACGACCGGGAGATTGCCGCGCGCTACGTGGACGGCGCGCTCCTGCCCGAGCCGAAGGTAGTTTAAACCGTTCCGGCGGCGCGGGACTGGATTGGAATTTGGATTTGGATTTGGATTTGGAAAGGGGGTTACGACGATGCGTCTGATCGATCTCTCTCAGGAGATTTTTGAGGGCATGTCCGTCTTTCCGATGCACCAGAACACCTTTATCATGACGAACATGACCCACGAGGAGAACATGCGGAAGACCGGGAGCAAGACCCTGGGCTTCTCCGCGCGGAACCTGCTGATCAGCGAGCACTGCGGGACGCACACGGATGCGATATGGGAGTTCGAGCCCAGGGGAAAGACGATCGACGAGATGTCGCTGAGCTACTTCTGGGGCAGCGCCATCTGCATCGACGTCAGCTTTGTCCCCGCCAGCCGCTACATCGAGCCCGCCGACCTGGAGGAGGCCGTGAGGAAATCCGGGCAGGAGCTGCGGAAGGGGGACATCGTCCTTCTGTACACGGGGCACTTCGACGCGAACTTCGGGACGGACAAGTGGCAGACCGTCTATACGGGGCTCAGCTACGACGGCGCGCGCTGGCTGGCCGAGAACGGGGTCGTCAACGTCGGCGTGGACGCGCCGGCCATCGATCACCCCGACGACCTGGACTTCTCCGGACACCTGGTCTGCGGTCGCTACAATATGACCAACACGGAGAACCTCTGCAACCTGGACAAAGTCCTGAACAAGCGGTTTCTCTATTTCGGGCTGCCCCTCAGGATTCGCGCGGGGTCGGGGTCGCCCATCCGTGCCGTCGCCCTGCTGGACGAGGATTGATCTCCGTCCTGGCGCACCCGTTGATACCGTTGATAGGGGATTGGCGATGTCCATTTTGAAGGGGTACAAGTGCAGAACCGTCGAGGAGGCGCTCCAGGTGCTCTCCGAGAACCGGGGAAACGCCAAGGTCGTGTCGGGAGGGACGGACATCGTCATCGCGGTGAGGCACCGTCGGCTCAAGGAGGAGATCCTGGTGGACGTCTTCGGCATCCCGGAGCTCAAGAGAATGGAGCGGACGGGGGGCTTCTGGGAGATCGGCGCGGCGCTTCCCTTCTCCCACATTGCGGGAAGCGGCCTGCCTCCCAATCTTGTCGGCCTGAAGAAGGCGTGCAACTCCGTCGGTTCCCCGCAGATACGGAACAGGGGGACGATAGGGGGCAATATCGCGAACGCCTCCACGGCGGCGGACACGGTTCCGATGATGGTGGCCCTGAGGGCCACGGCGGTGATCCGGAGCGTCGACGGGGAGAGGGAGACGCCGGTGGAGGAGATGTTCGACTCCAGGGAGAAGTGGCTGAAGCCCGACGAACTGCTGGTGAAGGTGCGGTTTCGGGACCCGGGGAGGAACCGGTGCCTGACGAGCGCCAAGCTGGGGCTCCGGAAGGCCCTGGCCATCTCCAGGATGACCGTCGGGCTGTACCTGGAGGTCGGGGACGGCGGCGAGATCACGGACGTGTCCGTGGCCAGCGGGGCCATCGGCAAGCACGCGATGCGCGAGCCCGACGTGGAGGCCTTCATGAAGGGGGTCAGCATACGCTCCGAGGACTATTGGCGCGCGTCGGAGGTCTTCCAGGGCTCCCTGGACGAGCGCCTGAAGGGGCGGGCGAGCCTGAGCTTCAAGCGGGAGGCGATCGTGGGCATTATGGACGAGGCGTTGTCCGACGCGCTGCGGTATTTTTATTTCGGAGGGGAGCGCGTGTGATGGAGGCGCGTGTGATGGAGACGTGCATGATGGAGACGCGCGTGATGGAGATAGACATCACGGTGAATGGCGAACTACGCCATGTGGAGGTCGACGGCAACATGAGGCTCATCGACCTCCTGCGGGACAAGCTGCGGCTCACCGGGACCAAGGAGGGATGCAGTGAGGGGGAGTGCGGCGCCTGTACCGTGATCCTGAACGGGGAGACCGTCGATTCCTGTCTCGTCATGGCCTTCCAGTGCGACGGGGACGAGGTGTTGACGATCGAGGGGCTGGAGCGG contains:
- a CDS encoding FAD binding domain-containing protein is translated as MSILKGYKCRTVEEALQVLSENRGNAKVVSGGTDIVIAVRHRRLKEEILVDVFGIPELKRMERTGGFWEIGAALPFSHIAGSGLPPNLVGLKKACNSVGSPQIRNRGTIGGNIANASTAADTVPMMVALRATAVIRSVDGERETPVEEMFDSREKWLKPDELLVKVRFRDPGRNRCLTSAKLGLRKALAISRMTVGLYLEVGDGGEITDVSVASGAIGKHAMREPDVEAFMKGVSIRSEDYWRASEVFQGSLDERLKGRASLSFKREAIVGIMDEALSDALRYFYFGGERV
- a CDS encoding TRAP transporter large permease, which translates into the protein MTSVLFVFLFVMLAFNIPVFIALTASSALVLSGFTSIRTDIVLQRMFAGIDKFSLMAVPFFIFAANVMNRGGLAPRILNFANALVGHKRGGLAYTVVIACMFLGAVSGSSPATVIAICSLMLPVMIENGYGRGFSVGLIMAASSVAVIIPPSIGMIVYGTVTGTSIGELFIAGFLPGIVYGAAFMLYSARYTQKHSVSLRPKATLRQMWDSFKSAGWALIIPILIAGSIYGGFCTPTESAGIVSVYAILVSCFIYRELSLADLVNVAYESAIGTAQVMIILAGASVFSWLLTRLQVPAALANMLSSIAHSKVMVLLLINVILLIAGMFLDAASIQTIMSPLFLPAAVQFEVNPVHLGIIMVVNGAIGMFTPPFGLNLFVAAGVTKIPLSELMKTVWMWIFISLTALLLITYIPQISMLLPDLLFRK
- a CDS encoding TRAP transporter small permease, with translation MRFVDRAAKFFLAACLLFAVALLFTNVTLRYFWKSAIFWAEEMLRYLIVWITFIGASMCVQEESHIGIDVLSNILHHKGKLVLKLILNIVGFFFGIAFLIVSFRFIQKVYATGQVSATIGNVPMYIIYLCFPVSFFLYALQSMNMFLRLMKLRRQEGGQL
- a CDS encoding cyclase family protein, translated to MRLIDLSQEIFEGMSVFPMHQNTFIMTNMTHEENMRKTGSKTLGFSARNLLISEHCGTHTDAIWEFEPRGKTIDEMSLSYFWGSAICIDVSFVPASRYIEPADLEEAVRKSGQELRKGDIVLLYTGHFDANFGTDKWQTVYTGLSYDGARWLAENGVVNVGVDAPAIDHPDDLDFSGHLVCGRYNMTNTENLCNLDKVLNKRFLYFGLPLRIRAGSGSPIRAVALLDED
- a CDS encoding NCS2 family permease, with protein sequence MLDRLFKLKEHNTDVKTEVLAGITSFIAMAYIIFVNPSILKSANMDFNSVLMATCIGAAVGCFLTAILANVPFCQAPGMGMNAFFAYTLCGTMGYTWQQGLTVVFLSGAIFLLITITPLRGKIIAAIPNDMKSAITGGIGLFVALVGLFNAGIVHTTEAGKLTLGNITSGAPLVAVIGLLIVAVLVTRRVKGALIIGILAATAIAVPLGVATLPETLTLSGLSMEPTFMKMSFDFSSVGIVSVVTVVATLAVYNTFDTLGTLIATATNAGLVDKDGNMPGCDRALIADAGSTILAGFLGTSTICTLVESATGISEGGRTGLTAVVCGVLFLLGMLLAPVAEIIPAAATAPALILSGTMMAGGVRNIDWKDMEIAIPCFLILAIMPFAYSVSDGIGFGFISYIVIKIFRGKAREVSPVLHVLGAIFVIKYILAGIL
- a CDS encoding adenine deaminase C-terminal domain-containing protein, with the translated sequence MSRIDSMKRTLEYRTMVDVLMSEDRYADLVLAGGTIVNTLTRETYVGDVAVKGRHILMVGDCSKLTGPDTTYVNVEGRYLSPGFIDSHMHFESSMLTITEFSRLSIPSGTTTLVADPHEIGNALGPVGMKAMADEAGRVPNHVYLVVPCLAPDCPALETAGVDVSSKDIEDLLSYPNIIGIGEIQGFSNARHVYRNTPEIVTDIMASTSYAVGLNRTVDGNAPDLFGAELAAHILVAGGRASCHETTTKAECVEKLRQGVFVFMREGSTQKNMAECIRAVTEDGLDSRRCILATDDMVADDLRNLGHMNEIVRRTIRQGVDPVEAIQMVTINPSAYFRFEDRGALAPGKLADIVVLDDLYEMSVEAVFIEGKLTAHKGRLLVDLSPYVYPDTVKNSVRRAPLKKSDLEVRSDAAQVTGNCLVAIPDQNLTDALKVTLPVSGGVVSCDPKDDVLYIACIERYGRNGNIGKAFVRGFGMKQGAIAESVAHDTHNIVVAGASLEDMVAAVNRVIEMGGGIALADRGRVVDELRLPVGGLISDEQSGEEMAESIKRLAETARTQLSCAIHEPFMHLSFLALSTSPKWKITDKGLIDVENFRILPPIED
- a CDS encoding EutN/CcmL family microcompartment protein yields the protein MQVAKVVGTVVSTKKNDTLVGHKLLIVRFLDKNLKSYGETRIVVDTVGAGVGELVLCVSGAASRNAVGNASAAVDAAIVGIVDTIGMSGS
- a CDS encoding TRAP transporter substrate-binding protein, whose product is MNKIARLTLCCFMFLAAEILHAHGASGAVKITYGHGFMPHTPQARAAEEFKKRVEKESDGSLLVDVFPSGQLGSAREMFESVQMGTQEIALLPTARISGFSPTLQIFDLPFLFPDKKTAYRIFDGEVGEKLLSTLENNGVKGLAVYEDGFKNFTCNKKIEKLDDFKGLKFRTMESPIIMEQFKALGANPTPVDFSELYNALQQGTVDGQENPLVTIASVKLYEVQKYMLLSNHAYLGHVFLVNQDWFNGLDDKEKEIISRNAKEIASWQRELVAQEEMGYLEKIKQGGTVVLELSQDERERMRGCMENVYRVAKDIVGEELLNLVTNSIGK
- the guaD gene encoding guanine deaminase; the protein is MKDIIVLKGQVVYAESHDKLTVRPDAYLVAEDGKVVGVYDALPDAYAGVRVEDCGDRLIIPGFNDLHVHAPQFPNRGLGMDKELLPWLNTYTFPEEAKFRDEGYAKRVYGRFVRELWRVGTTRAVVFATIHVPSARVLADLMETAGLGGYVGKVNMDRNSPDTLIEPTAASLAETVRFVESFGSGAGRVRPILTPRFVPTCTEELMRGLGQLAEERGLPVQSHLSENEGEIAWVRELHPESRDYASVYDVFGLFGRTRTVMAHCVHVTDDEIALMKRRGVYVAHCPISNLNLSSGIAPVRRFLEEGVDVGLGSDVSGGHRLSIMDTMASAVECSKMRWKYVDGRAPLTTTEVFYCATKGGGSFFGRVGSFESGYALDCLVIDDTRLKDEVRRSLEERLERFIYLGDDREIAARYVDGALLPEPKVV
- a CDS encoding (2Fe-2S)-binding protein, whose amino-acid sequence is METCMMETRVMEIDITVNGELRHVEVDGNMRLIDLLRDKLRLTGTKEGCSEGECGACTVILNGETVDSCLVMAFQCDGDEVLTIEGLERDGVLHPLQKSFIETGAVQCGFCIPGMILSAKALLDRNPNPTREEIRRGLSGNLCRCTGYNKSIAAVERVVREMREVQK